A region of Methanomicrobium sp. W14 DNA encodes the following proteins:
- a CDS encoding chemotaxis protein CheD yields MAEETPKEKGINVGIGEYHVGESLMTSIGLGSCVAVVLHDSRRSTGAVAHVMLPESNGKSDRPGKFADTAIPALFDELIKLGSNKRDITAKIAGGSSMFKQFKGNLDIGGRNVEAVKTALENCRVNLVAEDVGGSFGRSITYDPKKSGKILVRRADGTCKEI; encoded by the coding sequence ATGGCGGAAGAAACTCCTAAAGAAAAGGGTATCAACGTGGGAATAGGTGAATATCATGTTGGTGAGTCTCTTATGACATCAATTGGTCTTGGTTCGTGCGTTGCGGTGGTTTTGCATGACAGCAGAAGGTCCACAGGAGCTGTTGCTCATGTTATGCTTCCCGAATCAAACGGAAAATCCGACAGACCGGGTAAATTTGCCGACACAGCCATACCTGCCCTGTTCGATGAACTCATAAAGCTTGGAAGCAACAAAAGAGATATCACTGCAAAAATTGCAGGAGGGTCCAGTATGTTCAAGCAGTTTAAGGGAAATCTTGACATCGGAGGGAGAAACGTTGAAGCTGTCAAAACGGCTCTTGAAAACTGCCGGGTAAACCTTGTGGCAGAAGATGTCGGAGGAAGTTTCGGACGCTCTATAACATATGATCCAAAAAAAAGCGGAAAGATACTTGTGAGACGGGCTGATGGAACATGCAAAGAAATTTAG
- a CDS encoding chemotaxis protein CheC, with product MILNEKQLDAMKELGNIGASHAATSLSTMLMCEIEMTVPEALIVDISKISDYFGDEISALVVFEIQGELQPGGYVVLHLPKKSAIRLTNTMLGSSDEEREFNDMDESALLEVGNIMVSQFLDATATLLGIVMLPSPPAIAIDMAHAAFANVVSMIAGDINEIILFRTELKSKAHDIDSTIVMLPYEDTLGQILDLLDKLVSLKE from the coding sequence ATGATACTAAACGAAAAACAGCTTGACGCCATGAAAGAGCTTGGAAACATAGGGGCATCCCATGCCGCAACATCTCTGTCCACAATGCTTATGTGCGAGATAGAAATGACTGTGCCTGAAGCACTTATAGTTGACATTTCCAAAATATCAGATTATTTTGGAGATGAAATCTCTGCACTTGTGGTTTTTGAAATTCAGGGTGAGCTTCAGCCCGGCGGATATGTAGTTCTCCACCTTCCGAAGAAATCGGCAATCAGGCTTACAAACACAATGCTCGGGTCCAGTGACGAAGAGCGTGAGTTTAATGATATGGATGAGAGTGCCCTTTTGGAAGTAGGAAATATTATGGTTTCGCAATTTCTGGATGCAACAGCAACACTACTCGGGATAGTAATGCTTCCGTCACCTCCTGCAATTGCCATTGATATGGCTCATGCGGCGTTTGCAAATGTTGTTTCCATGATTGCCGGAGACATAAACGAGATTATACTGTTCAGAACAGAATTAAAATCCAAAGCCCACGATATAGACAGCACTATCGTAATGCTTCCCTACGAAGACACTCTCGGGCAGATTCTTGATCTCCTTGACAAGCTTGTAAGCCTGAAAGAATAA
- a CDS encoding CheF family chemotaxis protein, producing MTQLPVKLEQKGKWISLKINLEEDKITIPGPVSVDIKIKDIDDLEEKKSILVINTKKSEKIKLASIPKVLNLLKRAVIMGCTAYRLSAYFMSPAVRGGVMVKNSKWEKGAIAVLKTGIWFVSKEQQICIPLNEVSGIEITKREVQGRESDVVQIEHIESDEVVTSFVLCPLTTLQILFNYLKDATKELDVSSGELDGTSAQVAMLVYSGMDTHAIENMLSISNKQIESIYDKLIEKGLVEVVLVRREVKLTTKGVRFVNESVKT from the coding sequence ATGACGCAGCTTCCGGTTAAACTTGAACAAAAAGGGAAATGGATCTCACTAAAAATTAACTTAGAGGAGGATAAAATAACTATCCCTGGGCCTGTTTCAGTTGATATAAAGATTAAGGACATAGACGATCTTGAAGAGAAAAAAAGCATTCTTGTTATAAATACCAAAAAAAGTGAAAAAATAAAACTTGCATCCATTCCAAAAGTTCTGAATCTGCTGAAACGTGCTGTAATTATGGGATGTACAGCTTACAGGCTCAGTGCATACTTCATGTCTCCGGCAGTAAGAGGAGGTGTAATGGTAAAGAACTCCAAATGGGAGAAAGGTGCTATTGCAGTCCTTAAAACAGGAATATGGTTTGTAAGCAAAGAGCAGCAGATATGTATTCCGTTAAATGAGGTTTCAGGGATTGAAATTACAAAAAGGGAAGTTCAGGGAAGAGAAAGTGATGTAGTCCAGATAGAGCATATTGAATCAGATGAAGTTGTAACAAGCTTTGTATTATGCCCTCTTACAACTCTTCAGATTCTTTTCAACTATCTTAAGGATGCAACAAAAGAGCTTGACGTGTCTTCAGGAGAACTTGACGGTACATCCGCCCAGGTTGCAATGCTCGTGTACAGCGGAATGGACACACACGCAATTGAAAACATGTTGAGCATCTCAAACAAGCAGATTGAGTCTATTTACGACAAACTTATTGAGAAAGGTCTTGTTGAAGTAGTACTTGTCAGAAGAGAAGTTAAGCTGACAACAAAAGGTGTAAGATTCGTAAATGAATCTGTAAAGACATAA
- a CDS encoding response regulator, whose amino-acid sequence MGRILVVDDTMFMRTLLKNILFSGSHDIVGEAENGEDAVEKYKSLKPDLVTMDVVMPKMNGIEALKTIMASDPGAKVVMCTAVGQEQMVKLAIKTGAKGYIVKPFQAPKVLEEVNNVLSS is encoded by the coding sequence ATGGGAAGGATCCTTGTTGTAGACGATACAATGTTTATGAGAACCCTTTTGAAAAATATTTTATTCTCCGGTTCGCATGACATTGTAGGAGAAGCTGAAAACGGCGAAGACGCTGTTGAAAAGTACAAGTCACTTAAACCTGATCTTGTTACTATGGATGTTGTAATGCCTAAGATGAACGGCATAGAAGCACTGAAGACTATTATGGCTTCAGACCCCGGTGCAAAAGTTGTAATGTGTACTGCCGTTGGCCAGGAGCAGATGGTGAAGCTTGCAATAAAAACCGGAGCAAAAGGATATATTGTAAAGCCTTTTCAGGCTCCAAAAGTGCTGGAAGAAGTAAATAACGTATTAAGTTCATAA
- a CDS encoding ribosome biogenesis/translation initiation ATPase RLI, with the protein MRIAVVHKDRCHSKKCGSECIIYCPRVRTGDETVVIGENGKAVISEELCVGCGICVKKCPFDAIDIITLPEELEHPTHRYGVNGFALYGMAVPLEGKVTGILGANGIGKSTTVNILSGQMVPNLGDTDDPDPSWDDILSKYSGTEIYDYLSRVSAGNVKVAVKPQYIDFIPKVFKGKVIDLLKSTDERGCLEKYVDELKLQSILKRDINTISGGELQRVAVVACLCRKADFYFLDEITPYLDIYQRMASANLIREVAEISPVMIVEHDLAILDMLADNVHVAYGKPSVFGIITRPKGVRVGINQYLEGFLTEENVRFRDYSVTFETRAHNTESKRETLFTFPSFRKSYESSFSLDVNGGEIKAGEVLGVVGANGIGKSTFAKLLAGVETPDSGSLSDTVKVSFKPQYIKTDSTDTVEFLLRRATNKFDSSYFLHEIIEPLSLEQILQSGVDRLSGGELQRVSIALCLAQDADLYILDEPSAHLDVEQRVKLARVLRRHAESSGSGVLVIDHDIYVIDMISERLLVFEGSPGVYGKASGPFEMEEGMNYFLKELGVTFRRDKSGRPRINKPGSYLDREQRSLGQYYYAEISKS; encoded by the coding sequence ATGCGAATAGCTGTGGTTCATAAGGACAGATGCCACTCAAAAAAATGCGGCAGTGAATGCATAATTTACTGTCCCCGGGTCAGGACAGGGGATGAAACGGTAGTTATCGGAGAGAACGGCAAAGCTGTAATATCAGAGGAGCTGTGTGTCGGGTGCGGTATATGTGTAAAAAAATGTCCGTTTGATGCGATTGATATCATCACTCTCCCGGAAGAGCTTGAACACCCTACACACCGTTATGGTGTCAACGGATTCGCACTTTATGGGATGGCTGTACCCCTGGAAGGAAAGGTTACGGGTATACTCGGTGCAAACGGTATAGGGAAGAGTACGACAGTGAATATACTTTCAGGGCAGATGGTGCCTAATTTAGGGGATACGGATGATCCTGACCCTTCATGGGACGATATTTTAAGCAAGTATTCAGGTACTGAAATCTATGATTACCTTTCAAGAGTCTCTGCCGGAAATGTAAAAGTTGCAGTAAAACCGCAGTATATCGATTTTATTCCCAAAGTCTTCAAAGGAAAGGTCATAGACCTCCTTAAATCAACTGACGAGAGGGGATGCCTTGAAAAGTATGTAGATGAGCTGAAGCTTCAGTCTATTCTTAAAAGGGATATTAATACTATTTCAGGCGGAGAACTTCAGCGTGTTGCGGTTGTTGCATGTCTATGCAGAAAGGCTGATTTTTATTTCCTTGATGAAATTACCCCTTATCTTGACATCTACCAGAGGATGGCATCTGCAAATCTGATTCGCGAGGTTGCGGAGATAAGTCCTGTAATGATTGTGGAGCATGACCTTGCCATTCTCGATATGCTTGCTGACAATGTCCACGTCGCATACGGCAAACCGTCGGTTTTCGGAATAATAACAAGGCCCAAAGGCGTCAGGGTGGGAATAAACCAGTATCTTGAAGGATTTCTTACAGAAGAGAATGTAAGGTTCAGGGATTATTCCGTTACCTTTGAGACAAGGGCCCATAACACCGAAAGTAAAAGAGAGACTCTTTTTACCTTTCCATCTTTCAGGAAGAGCTACGAAAGTTCATTTTCGCTTGACGTAAACGGAGGGGAGATTAAGGCAGGAGAGGTGTTGGGAGTAGTCGGCGCAAACGGTATAGGAAAGAGTACATTTGCCAAACTTCTTGCAGGTGTCGAAACTCCTGATTCGGGAAGTCTTTCCGATACTGTAAAGGTTTCATTCAAGCCGCAGTACATAAAGACTGATTCAACCGATACTGTTGAATTTCTTCTGAGAAGGGCAACGAACAAATTCGATTCGTCGTATTTCCTCCATGAAATAATCGAACCATTGTCACTGGAGCAGATCCTTCAGTCAGGTGTCGACAGGCTTTCAGGCGGAGAGCTTCAGCGTGTATCAATTGCCCTGTGTCTTGCACAGGATGCAGACCTGTATATCCTTGATGAGCCCAGTGCTCATCTGGACGTTGAGCAGCGCGTAAAACTTGCCCGTGTCTTAAGGAGGCATGCTGAAAGCAGCGGTTCCGGAGTCCTTGTCATAGACCATGATATATACGTAATAGACATGATAAGCGAAAGGCTTCTTGTGTTTGAAGGAAGTCCCGGAGTATACGGTAAGGCCTCGGGTCCGTTTGAAATGGAGGAAGGCATGAACTATTTCTTAAAGGAGCTCGGGGTGACTTTCAGAAGGGATAAAAGCGGAAGGCCAAGGATAAATAAACCGGGCAGCTATCTGGACAGGGAACAGCGCTCTTTAGGCCAGTATTATTATGCTGAAATTAGTAAATCATAA
- a CDS encoding Hpt domain-containing protein translates to MSDEDSYRKLFVAESTENHENIVNNILVLEEGSDDAAIDEIFRSAHTLKGMSASMGYMEMEHLCHKMEDIFQSIRSGEIEISPDLTDLLLACTDRIEEMIDDIEGGGDSSTIESGDLIAELKKYEDNIEAGNDSCSKIALSGEKNTSDVRKNSGEQSESPKNSEILTEPCDIQAPAIPHIQKYRIKVTVDKDCGMKDVRAMIVLQNLEDVGNIISSSPSAKELDDGIIDDSLEVIIESDSGEEALKSAASVTEISNVEIEPLDENIPSDSPVYTLNIKISPECNTKDIRAMIVLQNLEKVGTILSSSPTAEEIDAGNTGDSLEVTISSNNSKSDLVKASSGSEIKEVSIKPVSQKKEEKSAPENSSRPSENKKTPETFNDNGNDTNPQKDSNSPEKKEENKPEKNRHPDNNRKKEVKNIRVDIHRLDQMMNLVEDLVINGGRLKQIAKEHQIKEMDEALNMVSRSISDLQNLMMYIRMIPLNQIFNRFPRVVRDVAHHDGKEVEFIMRGGETELDRSVIDNLGDPLLHLIRNGVNHGIETPDERLAMGKNRKGTLNLSARREQGNVIIELSDDGAGIKREKVLKTAVKRGLISEDDAAIYPEEDIPGFLFQPGFSTAEVITDISGRGVGLDVVKSAIESLKGTIKVESEEGKGTTFRLTLPPTMAIIEVMMVRINDKRCAIPINAVVEVAKVDFSQVTRIGKSEAILLRDEVLQINRLDQMFGQVKETGIVVIVQYKGTKCCIPVDIVEGQQEVVVKPVSNIIGNCPGVGGVTIPGDGDVLPILDVNTMILN, encoded by the coding sequence ATGTCAGATGAAGATTCATACAGAAAACTTTTTGTTGCTGAATCTACCGAAAATCATGAAAACATTGTAAATAATATTCTGGTGCTTGAAGAAGGCTCAGACGATGCTGCCATAGATGAAATTTTCAGGTCCGCTCACACTCTCAAAGGTATGTCAGCGTCAATGGGATATATGGAAATGGAACATCTCTGCCACAAAATGGAAGATATATTCCAATCTATCAGAAGCGGTGAGATTGAAATATCTCCGGATTTAACCGATCTTCTGCTGGCATGCACAGACAGAATAGAAGAAATGATCGATGACATAGAAGGCGGAGGAGACAGCTCAACAATAGAATCAGGAGACCTCATTGCTGAATTAAAGAAGTACGAGGACAATATAGAGGCAGGGAATGATTCATGCAGCAAAATTGCACTTTCTGGTGAAAAGAATACATCTGACGTACGGAAAAACTCAGGTGAACAGTCCGAAAGTCCCAAAAATTCAGAGATTCTGACAGAACCATGCGATATTCAGGCTCCTGCTATTCCACATATACAAAAATACAGAATTAAAGTTACAGTTGATAAGGACTGCGGAATGAAGGACGTAAGAGCGATGATTGTCCTTCAGAACCTTGAAGATGTAGGAAACATCATCTCAAGCAGCCCCTCTGCAAAAGAGCTTGACGACGGCATAATAGACGACAGCCTTGAAGTTATTATTGAAAGCGACTCAGGCGAGGAAGCACTGAAAAGCGCTGCTTCTGTAACTGAAATCTCAAACGTTGAGATAGAACCTCTTGATGAAAACATTCCTTCAGATTCTCCGGTGTACACCTTAAACATTAAAATATCTCCTGAATGCAACACGAAGGACATAAGGGCCATGATTGTCCTCCAAAACCTTGAAAAGGTGGGTACAATATTATCCTCTTCACCAACTGCCGAAGAGATAGATGCAGGAAATACAGGAGATTCTCTTGAGGTTACAATATCAAGCAATAACTCAAAAAGCGATCTGGTAAAAGCGTCATCAGGCTCAGAAATTAAAGAAGTTTCAATAAAACCGGTTTCCCAGAAAAAAGAAGAGAAGTCAGCTCCTGAAAATAGCTCTCGTCCTTCTGAAAACAAAAAAACGCCGGAAACTTTTAATGACAACGGAAACGACACAAACCCCCAAAAAGATAGTAACAGTCCTGAAAAGAAAGAAGAAAATAAACCTGAAAAAAACAGGCATCCCGATAACAACAGGAAAAAAGAAGTCAAAAACATCAGGGTTGACATCCACCGTCTGGACCAGATGATGAATCTTGTCGAAGACCTTGTAATAAACGGCGGGAGACTTAAACAGATTGCAAAAGAGCACCAGATTAAAGAGATGGATGAAGCTCTTAACATGGTCAGCCGTTCTATATCCGATCTCCAGAACCTGATGATGTACATCAGGATGATACCTCTCAACCAGATATTCAACCGTTTCCCGCGTGTAGTCCGTGATGTAGCGCACCATGACGGAAAGGAAGTCGAATTCATCATGAGAGGAGGGGAGACCGAACTTGACAGAAGTGTTATTGACAACCTTGGAGACCCGCTTTTACATCTCATAAGAAACGGCGTCAATCACGGAATCGAGACTCCTGACGAAAGACTGGCTATGGGTAAAAACAGAAAAGGAACCCTTAACCTTTCTGCAAGAAGAGAGCAGGGAAATGTCATTATTGAACTTTCTGACGACGGTGCAGGCATCAAAAGGGAAAAAGTCCTAAAAACAGCAGTAAAAAGAGGACTCATCTCTGAAGATGATGCTGCAATATACCCTGAAGAGGATATTCCTGGTTTTCTTTTCCAGCCCGGATTTTCGACCGCAGAAGTGATTACTGACATCAGTGGAAGAGGTGTCGGTCTGGATGTGGTCAAAAGCGCAATCGAGTCACTTAAAGGAACGATAAAAGTAGAATCCGAAGAAGGCAAAGGTACAACTTTCAGGCTGACGCTTCCTCCGACAATGGCGATTATTGAGGTAATGATGGTCAGAATTAATGACAAGAGGTGTGCAATACCCATTAACGCCGTTGTCGAAGTCGCCAAAGTTGACTTCAGCCAGGTTACCCGTATAGGCAAGAGCGAAGCAATTCTATTAAGAGACGAAGTTCTTCAAATAAACAGGCTCGATCAGATGTTCGGTCAGGTTAAGGAAACAGGAATTGTGGTTATTGTCCAGTATAAAGGGACAAAATGCTGTATTCCGGTTGACATAGTTGAAGGCCAGCAGGAAGTTGTGGTAAAGCCGGTAAGCAACATTATAGGCAACTGCCCCGGAGTAGGCGGAGTTACAATTCCCGGCGACGGGGACGTTCTCCCTATTCTTGATGTAAATACGATGATTTTAAACTAA
- the cheB gene encoding chemotaxis-specific protein-glutamate methyltransferase CheB — MIRVLVVDDSVFMRTVLTDILKTDPSLEIVGTAEDGIKALQKIEELSPDVITLDIQMPNMDGIEMLERMQSLENPPKILMLSTLTSKDAELTKKALDLGADDFMLKPRNLGKIRGIEKELITKIKHLVTIPSVHKKTKITEVPAEKIVLIGSSAGGPPMLDSIVSSLKAEIDAAVVITQHMPAGFTASLAERLNRISPLEVKETENGDILQKGKIFVSKGGFHTIISATLNDSGKRGGKITLSKSPPVHAVRPAVDKTFGSAAKVYGPKIVAAILSGMGSDGGEGMAAIKDAGGKTIVVREEDCLVYGMARSALERDCVDRVLPLKSIPRELIKSVSDME, encoded by the coding sequence ATGATCAGAGTTCTGGTTGTTGATGATTCCGTATTTATGCGTACGGTTCTTACCGACATTTTAAAAACAGATCCGTCGCTGGAAATTGTCGGAACGGCTGAAGACGGCATAAAAGCATTACAGAAAATTGAGGAATTATCCCCTGACGTAATCACTCTTGATATTCAGATGCCAAATATGGATGGCATAGAAATGCTTGAGCGTATGCAGTCATTAGAAAATCCCCCAAAAATTTTGATGCTAAGCACTCTCACATCAAAGGATGCCGAACTGACAAAAAAAGCCCTGGATCTTGGTGCAGACGATTTCATGTTAAAACCAAGAAATCTTGGAAAAATCAGGGGAATCGAAAAAGAGCTTATCACAAAGATTAAGCATCTGGTCACAATACCGTCGGTACATAAAAAAACCAAAATAACCGAAGTTCCCGCTGAAAAAATAGTATTAATAGGTTCATCCGCCGGAGGGCCCCCTATGCTGGACTCTATTGTATCATCTTTGAAAGCAGAGATAGATGCAGCTGTTGTAATTACCCAGCATATGCCGGCGGGTTTTACCGCATCTCTTGCTGAAAGACTGAACAGAATTTCTCCCCTTGAAGTTAAAGAAACTGAAAACGGTGATATTCTTCAAAAAGGGAAAATATTCGTTTCAAAAGGCGGTTTTCATACTATAATCTCAGCTACTCTTAACGACTCAGGTAAAAGAGGAGGAAAGATTACTCTTTCAAAATCGCCTCCCGTCCACGCAGTAAGACCTGCCGTAGACAAAACATTCGGCTCAGCCGCAAAGGTGTACGGCCCAAAGATTGTGGCTGCAATTTTAAGCGGTATGGGCAGTGACGGTGGTGAAGGCATGGCTGCAATAAAAGATGCAGGCGGAAAAACGATTGTAGTTAGAGAAGAAGACTGTCTTGTCTACGGAATGGCACGTTCAGCACTTGAAAGAGACTGTGTTGACAGGGTACTGCCTCTAAAATCCATTCCAAGAGAACTTATAAAATCTGTTTCAGATATGGAGTGA
- the flaJ gene encoding archaellar assembly protein FlaJ, producing the protein MFESQVNSLREKNGGKLPFEDLLKKIKTKITDIRENKKMGPDLLFMITYMASITHANVSRPEIFAYTAERKEYLPTKYMKRVECFVKRWNYSYSEGLRIVADRVRNPLIESLLNRFGNSIEAGIPDHEFLNEELGTVRNVYRSTVDQGAEMLKKWGDAYIALMLSSTIVAIIIMVSVAIYAPDDLDATLNSAYLLTIGVSAFGIITMYKSIPDEQKCHNLPEGGSYEQNMIKKFERIIVPITLFTCFFMAFAGLNFGLICILFGVLLAPLGIFGWKDDQNITKRDEDFTTFIRGLGSIMGGMGMTAAPAIAKVDRKSLKVLGHFIDSVYSKMNIGLDEVMVWKKFIQDTGSNLIYKYLGIYHDSVELGADPAEVAHIVSTSMLEQNLLREKREMLAMGFIVLLIPMHMAMIAIFAFLFHILMKMANAIHEVMSTFSNTAAALSSSTTSISGSMLGAINIFANFPADKMEEFLIITLLIITISNVLAGRIVKGGDRYMYYFFGSVLFLLTGIIYIVTPVLVNILFTIPTFEAV; encoded by the coding sequence ATGTTTGAATCTCAGGTCAACAGTCTCAGGGAAAAAAACGGCGGAAAACTTCCTTTTGAAGATCTGCTAAAAAAAATAAAAACCAAAATTACTGACATTCGTGAGAATAAAAAAATGGGACCGGACCTCCTTTTCATGATTACTTACATGGCATCAATAACACATGCCAACGTATCACGTCCTGAGATTTTTGCCTATACCGCAGAAAGAAAAGAATACCTGCCGACAAAGTATATGAAAAGAGTTGAATGCTTTGTCAAAAGATGGAACTACAGCTATTCCGAGGGTCTTAGGATAGTTGCAGACAGGGTAAGAAATCCTCTTATTGAAAGTCTTTTAAACCGTTTCGGAAATTCAATAGAGGCAGGAATCCCGGATCACGAATTCCTTAACGAAGAACTTGGAACGGTAAGAAACGTCTACCGCAGTACAGTTGATCAGGGAGCTGAAATGCTCAAAAAGTGGGGAGATGCGTACATTGCCCTTATGCTTTCATCCACAATTGTAGCAATCATCATAATGGTTTCAGTAGCAATTTATGCACCTGATGATCTTGATGCTACACTTAATTCTGCATATCTCCTGACAATCGGTGTTTCAGCATTCGGTATAATTACGATGTACAAATCAATTCCGGACGAGCAGAAGTGCCACAATCTTCCAGAAGGAGGGAGCTACGAGCAGAACATGATAAAAAAATTTGAACGCATCATCGTTCCTATTACATTATTTACATGTTTTTTTATGGCCTTTGCCGGACTGAACTTTGGTCTTATATGCATTCTTTTTGGAGTACTTTTAGCACCTCTTGGAATCTTCGGCTGGAAAGACGATCAGAACATCACAAAAAGAGACGAGGATTTTACAACATTCATCCGTGGACTGGGTTCTATCATGGGCGGCATGGGCATGACAGCCGCTCCGGCAATTGCAAAAGTTGACAGGAAATCATTAAAGGTTTTGGGTCATTTTATCGATTCGGTTTACTCCAAAATGAACATAGGTCTGGATGAAGTCATGGTCTGGAAAAAGTTTATCCAAGATACCGGAAGCAACCTAATATACAAATATCTTGGAATTTACCATGATTCTGTAGAACTTGGAGCTGACCCTGCAGAAGTTGCCCACATCGTAAGCACTTCAATGCTTGAACAAAATCTCCTGCGTGAGAAAAGGGAAATGCTTGCAATGGGTTTTATTGTGCTCCTTATACCGATGCACATGGCAATGATTGCAATTTTCGCATTTCTTTTTCATATTCTCATGAAAATGGCAAATGCAATACATGAGGTTATGTCAACTTTCAGTAACACCGCAGCCGCACTGAGCTCAAGCACAACATCAATAAGCGGTTCAATGCTGGGAGCAATAAACATTTTTGCAAATTTCCCAGCAGATAAAATGGAAGAATTCCTTATCATAACTCTTCTTATAATAACTATCTCAAACGTACTTGCAGGAAGAATTGTAAAAGGCGGGGATCGCTATATGTACTACTTTTTCGGTAGTGTTTTATTTCTATTGACCGGAATAATATATATTGTAACTCCGGTTTTGGTTAATATCCTGTTTACGATACCTACATTTGAGGCGGTATAA